ACTCCTACGTATATATCAATAGGGCCTTTTCATCATGACGATAAAACATTGGAAATCATGGAAAAGCTTAAAGTGAAATATTTCAAGATATTTGTGGAAAAGGCTGCGCTAAACGTGGAGAAATTAGTAAGCACTATAAGGGATAGGGAAGGAGATGTTCGACGTTGTTATGCAGAGACTAGCACAATTACCAGCGATAATTATGTGAAAATGATCCTGCTAGATGCAAGCTTCATTATTGTGTTTTTCCTGATCTTCTCCATGCCTACAGAATGGGGGTGTGATGACGAGTTTACAATATTAACGTCACAATTGATGGATGACATGTCGTTgcttgaaaatcaacttcctttCTTTATTATTCAGGAATTATACAACCTAGCGTTTGCATCTCACTCAAACTACCCTTCCTTCACTCAGCTTGCCTTTACATTCTTTAGGCAGTACAACACTCAAAACATGTCTCCCGATctcaattttgaaataaaacacTTCGTTGATTTGTTAAGAACCTTTTTTCTACCCCAACCACACAGGCTACCACAAAGATATCGTCGCGAAAGTGTTACGCATTTGTACACTGCGAGCCAGTTGCACGAGGCAGGAGTGAAGTTTAAGGTGAGCTTAAGCAAATGCTTATTTGACTTAAAATTCACAAACGGAGTGCTGGAAATACCATGCTTTCAACTAAATTATTCTGTGGAGCGTTTCTTTCGAAACGTCATGGCCTTGGAGCAAATTTACTATCGTTGGGATCGTTATGTTTCCGATTATATTCGCATATTGGATTTCCTTATTGACACTGCCAAAGATGTGGATTTACTTGTGCGAAAAAGGATCCTGGTCAATACTAATTTAGGCGACAGCAATAAAGTGGCAACTTTGGTCAACAATCTCAACAAAAATACTTTTACCTTAAACACGAACTCTAATTATTGTCGTCTTTGTgaagatttgaatacattctaTGAAGATCCCCGTCATAGTTGGAAGGCTACCTTGAGACGTGATTATTTTGACAATCCTTGGAAGACTACTGCTACCATAGTTGCTATTATCCTTTTGGTGCTCACTCTCACACAGACTATATGCTCTATTATCTCATTACAATAAATCTGAAGTTTGTGTAATTCTAATAGTAATAAATGCGTAtgtacaaaaataaagaaacaaatttttattttattttattgtcataACCATACTTCTGTCAGAGTATAGTGGCATAGGAATTTGTGTTTTTGATAAACAAAAGTAGAAATTCATCCTTCATAACCATCCCTGTGACATCTTGGAAGCACAACAAATATGTAGTTCATGTACGAAAGGGGTAAAAAGGTCGGTTTGGGGCTTTTCATTCATCTACAAATGGCATCAcaagcttaaatttttttttataattttatatataatcttttatgtgcctctctctcttcctttgtaTTATTTCATTGGTTTATTATACCCTCCTCTATTGCTATGATGtttgaagtgatttttgtacttctcctaaaaaaaatcaaagagaagcaAAAGCATCAACTAAAAATGTCTAATTGATGGTTTTAGTTCTCAAGGTCTGTTGGGACAAATATAGATCTTCTCGGATGTTGGGCCCAATCCGGGATATGGGCCCTCTCTGATCCACCCGACCAGGCCCAAATGTCGGAAGAAATATAATCTACCCGGGCCCATTGAGGCCACTTGGGCCCAAGTCTGTTGCAACTGGACTGAGTTGGCGATCCAAATGATAGTTGGTATCCGTATCTGCAGGcgtctcggcagtacccggaatctaagggacacgatgcacGTCATGGAAGTCATGcgtctcggcagtacccggaatctaagggacacgatgcacGTCATGGAAGTCATGCGTCTCGGCAGTACCCTGAATCTAAGGACACGACGCATGTCATGGGACCCCATGATACCACCGAGATCTACGGAATCTGGAAGAGTTGTTTACATGGagccacgtctcctccaaccgcctcATGCACGAATTGTGAAGCTAATAGAACTGCTCCataacctctataaatacaagaactgcttcagatgctaaggtacatgctaatcagtctctttggcattattctgcgcatttattctcagaaccatacacttacttaagcatcggagcggggttgtcggaaccccccgaCGCAGCTCTACTTTTCAGGTGAACCAGATACAACCGGGAGCAACTTTATCCAACAtctgatcgacacgtcacctaccggaaactgtctcaacagtttggcgccgtctgtgggaacgacttatatcgttttcctaaaaaaaaatccgttATGGTGAATACTCGATCAGAAACCAACCGA
The sequence above is drawn from the Alnus glutinosa chromosome 11, dhAlnGlut1.1, whole genome shotgun sequence genome and encodes:
- the LOC133881323 gene encoding UPF0481 protein At3g47200-like; this encodes MEESASAEIQVEANASIGNELQNRALVIDITQMLKSSKPPFSPLSPGFCIYRVPHDIRELNEKVYTPTYISIGPFHHDDKTLEIMEKLKVKYFKIFVEKAALNVEKLVSTIRDREGDVRRCYAETSTITSDNYVKMILLDASFIIVFFLIFSMPTEWGCDDEFTILTSQLMDDMSLLENQLPFFIIQELYNLAFASHSNYPSFTQLAFTFFRQYNTQNMSPDLNFEIKHFVDLLRTFFLPQPHRLPQRYRRESVTHLYTASQLHEAGVKFKVSLSKCLFDLKFTNGVLEIPCFQLNYSVERFFRNVMALEQIYYRWDRYVSDYIRILDFLIDTAKDVDLLVRKRILVNTNLGDSNKVATLVNNLNKNTFTLNTNSNYCRLCEDLNTFYEDPRHSWKATLRRDYFDNPWKTTATIVAIILLVLTLTQTICSIISLQ